The Cardiobacteriaceae bacterium TAE3-ERU3 nucleotide sequence ATGCTTGCTGCAACAGCTCTTTTGACTCGATATCGAGATGGTTATCCGGTTCATCGAGCAGCAACAAAGCTGGTGCCGTCGGCCCACAAAACAAACACGCCAACGCTACTTTTAACTGCTCACCACCACTCAAATAGTGTAACGGTTTGACTGCCGCATCACCGCGCAAACGCAACTGCGCCAATCGGGTGCGATACGCATCATCTGTCCAACCTGCTGCCAAACGGCGAAAATTCTCCAGCGCTGACTGCTGCTGATCGAGAAAAGAAAAATGCTGATTCATCAAGCGGTGCGAAGGCGTAACCGATACATCGCCCGACTTCGCCGCCATTTGACCAGTCATCACACGCAGTAAAGTCGATTTCCCGCAGCCATTATCACCGACCACTGCCAAGCGCTCACCCTTGTTCAAGGTCAGGCTTAACCGCTTGACTGAACCAAAGGGCAATTCCAATGCCGCAAGCTGCAATAGCGGATTATTTGCCGCTTCCGGTTCGGCCGTAACAATCGCTAATGGCGCAACCCGTTCCAGCAATACGCGATCATGCGTCACCAGCAACGCACCGCCAGAAAAGTGACCCAACCAATCAGCAAGCCATTGCCGCCCTGCTGCGTCCTAGTGGTTACTTGGCTCATCAAGAATCAGAAAGCCGCACCCTTGTCGCTTGAGCGCCAATAATTTAACCCGCGTTTGCTCACCGCCGCTCAATGAAGCCATATCGCGCGTCAAAATATCCGCGGCCAAACCACCTTCAGCGAGCAAAGCAGCAATATCCGCTTCCCACGTCCATTTATCGGCCATAAAATCCAGATCAGCCGCACTACCCTCACCAGCCAAAATCCGTGCACTCGCTTGCTGGATAGTGCTCACACCTAACACACCTGCGACACGACCCACCGCGGCATGATCATTTTGCGCCAAATAGCCCACGCTGCAAAAATGCTATACCTTGCCAATACTCGGCGCTAATTGACCGGCTAATACCGCAGCAAGGCACGACTTGCCTGCACCATTGCGCCCGATCAACGCCTGCACACCAGCGGTGAGGAACATATCAATACCGCTGAACAGCGGCGTAGATTCGCCAGGAAATTGCACGCCAAGTTGTCGTGCTTCAATCAGATTTGCATTATGTGACCCCGCTTGAGCATAAATCTTACAGCCTGTAAGCAAATCTATCGCAATAGATAATACAGCTGGATTGGCAAGTTTTTTAACAGTTTATCGAAATGTCGTTTTCATCCTTATTCGAGAATAAAAGCTTGTTAAATGGACGATAGATTGGTACTTTTCAGAAGACTAAGCGCAGTTAATTTTGCTTTATTCGAGGTATTCAATATTGTTTGCACGGCAGAAAAATGAAGTTCGAACTTGAAGAAATCGATGAAAAAGACAAGTGGCCCAATAACCTTCCTGTACGGGATCCCGATTGGTTGTACGAAGAAGGTGGAACTACTGTATCTGACCTCAGCCAAGAAGAGCTGGCTTTCATACCAACCTTACTCCGCAATCAATCCCTGTGGCATAAGATTGCCAAAAGCCGCCTCAAGCCCATCGATTTACGCTACGAACACTATTTTGATGTATATACCAAATTACAAGCCAACCCGCCGCATACAAAATGGATGGAAATATTTGCCCTCCAATATGTATTGCCTGCAATGCTCTTGATGTCCCTGGTTGTGATGCTACCAAATGCCTTTTTATCGTTAGAGTTCTTTGCGCAAGTAACTGCTGCTTTTGGCCTCGAAACGGAGCTGGCACGTACGCACGGCATCGTCTTCTTTTACTACCTGATCTTTTTCATAATGACCGCTCTCATTTTTATTCGGTATGTCAAAAAAATTGGCTTCATGAGCAAATTTGTCAAACCTGAACATCTCTTTTACTTCTATCGTTATCGAATACTTTTCCTGCTGTTACTCATTCCACCCATTTTTTTGACATCTCCACTGGATCCACTACCGTCACGAGGCAGGCTTTGGTTTTCAAATAATGTAGAAACAGAACCGACAATATTGGTTACCAAGATGCTTGGTTTAACGTGTATGAGTTCTATACTTATCATTACATGGATGGATTTTCCCAAAAAATTGATAACAAAATCCTACATGACAATCATTATGAGAAATGTTTTCTACAAGTCGGAATTAATAGAAGAAGTGAAACGTCATGCAAAATAAATTTCCTAATAACAAAACTATACATCAGTGTTGCCAAAAATCCTTAATCACAGCAGCGACAGTTTCTGCGTCGTCCATGTGCACATGATGACCGCCAGCTAGACGCTCGACGCGAATATCGGCGGTGCACTCGTAGCGCCCGGGCATGAAATCCCATTTCGGCAATAGTCCTTCTTCAGCTTCAATCACCAGCACTGGTGCGCTGATGCGCTCAAGAAAGGTCGTCAGCTGTGCTTCGCTGAGAAGTACAGGTTGTGCGACGGTTAGGCGGCGATCGCTGATGAAGCGGAAGCCATCCGGCGTTTCTTCGAGATTGCGGCGCAGCAGTATTTCCGCGGATTCTGGCAACATCTCCCCCGCTTGTCGTCGCGCGCGAATTAGTGGGCGAATGTCGGGATAAACAGTCTCCGAACGGCTACGCATCACATCGAGTTTGGGCAGGCGCTCGGCAAAGCGCTCGGGCAGCGGATGATCGTCGGACACATACGGCACACCATAGCATTCAATAGCCACCAATGAATTGACCTGCTCGGGAAATGAGCCGGCATACAACGTGGCAATCGCTGCTCCCATTGAGTGGCACACAAAATCAAAGCGCTCGATACCGAATTGCGCCAGTGCGAGATAGACGTCGCGCAGGTAGTCGCTGAAATGGTAACCACTGCCCAGCGGGCGGTGATCGCTGTGCCCATGCCCAGCCAAATCAAGCGAGATCAAGCGCGTCTGTTCATCAGCCAGCAACGGCGCAAGTGGCGCAAAGCTCATCGCGTTATCAAGCCAGCCGTGCAGGCAAACAATCGTGCGCTGAGCATGGTCGGCATCTGCGCCCCATGCCACGCCACGCACGACCATATGCGCCAAATCAATCCGAATTGGTTTCATCAAAAGTTCCTGTGATGTCTAACGCACTTTCTCAATATTGATGGCGAGCAGGACGACACCCGCACGCCATCAGCATATACGCCCGATTTATGGACAAGGATTGCTGATTTCAGCGTGTACCGCATCAATCGCTGCAATGGTGTCATCGCTCAATGTGACCTCTGCGCTGGCAATATTTTCCACCAATTGCTCAATGCTGGTCGCACCAATGATGTTGCTGGTCAGGAATTGGCGGCTGTTGACGTAAGCAAGCGCGAGATGAGTCAGAGAAATACCGGCATCGTCGGCGATTTTGGCGTAACGCTCAACTGCTTCTTTGGCTTGTGCGCTGCTGTAGCGCTGGAAACGCTCGAACAAGGTCAGGCGTGCACCTTCCGGTTTGGCGCCGTGGCGATACTTGCCAGACAATACACCAAATGCCAGCGGCGAATATGCAAGCAAGCCGACTTGTTCACGGATGGACATTTCAGCCAAGCCAACTTCATAGCTTCGGTTGAGCAGGTTATATGGATTCTGCACGCTGACCACACGAGGCATACCTTGTTGCTCAGCCAAGCGCAGGCACTGCATCACACCCCACGGTGTCTCATTGGACAGCCCGATATGGCGCACTTTGCCCGCATCGACTAGTTCTTTCAGAGCTGACAGCGTTTCTTCAAAAGCCACGGCTTCGGCGTGATCATTCACTTCACTCAAGCCCAAACGGCCAAAGAAGTTGGTATCGCGCTCTGGCCAATGTAGTTGATACAAATCCAGATAATCAGTTTGTAGGCGCTCAAGGCTGGCATCACAAGCGGCAAGGATGTGTTCACGGGTAAAAGTCGAGCCGCCGCGGATATAATCCGTGCCATTATTGCTGCGCCCCGGGCCAGCAATTTTACTCGCCAATACGATATCGTCACGTTTGCCACGCTTACCCAACCACGAACCGATATACTGCTCTGTTCGCGTATAGGTTTCTTTGGATGGCGGCACCGGATACATCTCTGCCGTATCGATGAAGTTCACGCCGTGCTCAAGTGCGTAATCAAGCTGCGCATGCGCCTCTGCTTCGCTGTTTTGCTCGCCCCACGTCATCGTGCCCAAGCAAATTTTACTCACTTGAACGTCAGTTTGTCCCAGTTGACGAAATTCCATAAAATAGCCCTCCAAAAATTCTGAGCCTCTTATACCATGCACCAGCTAAACCCTCAACAGCGCGAAGCCGTCGCCTATCTCGGCGGTCCCCAACTGGTTATCGCCGGTGCGGGAAGCGGTAAAACTGGTGTCATCACGCAAAAAATTGCTTATTTGGTCAATGAAGCCGGTTACCAGCCGCGCAATATCTACGCCGTCACCTTTACCAACAAAGCCGCGCGCGAAATGAAAGAGCGAGCCGGCAAGCTGCTCGGCAAAAATGGGCGTGGGCTGCGCATCTCCACCTTCCACCGCCTCGGCCTCGACATGCTGCAGCGCGAATTTGCCGCCGTCGGCCTGCGTAAAGGATTTAGCATTTTCGATGCACGCGACACTGGCAGCGTCATTAAAGACATCGCCAAAACCGAAGACGACGCCGACGTGCGCAACCTGCAAGGCATCATCTCCAACTATAAAAATGCCCACATCACCCCAGCTGATGCTGCGCGACTCGCGACCAACGACCAGCTTATCCTCGCCGCGCATGTTTATCAGCATTACAGCGAACGCCTGCGTGCCTACAACGCGGTCGATTTTGACGACCTACTGCTCCTGCCGCTGACCATCCTTAACCAATCGCCGGACATCCGCGCCAAATGGCAAGGCTACGTGCGCTACATGCTGGTTGATGAGTATCAGGACACCAACACCTGCCAGTACGCCCTCTTGCGCCTGCTTACTGGTGCGGGCGCAGCCTTTACCGCAGTTGGCGACGACGACCAATCCATCTACGCATGGCGTGGTGCGCAACCGCAGAACATCGCACAACTGCACGACGACTACCCCAACCTGAAAACGGTCAAGCTCGAGCAAAACTACCGCTGCGACCAGAAAATTCTCTCGGCCGCCAACGCCCTGATTGCCAACAACCCGCATATCGTCGAAAAGCGCCTGTGGTCCACCATCGACACCGGCGATAAAGTGCGCGTCATCAGCGCATCCAACGAAGAAGCTGAAGCCGAGCAAATCGTGCACGACCTCTACAGCGCACAAGTGCGACACAACGCCAAGCCCGAAGACTTTGCCATCCTCTACCGCAGCAACTTTCAAGCGCGCATCCTCGAAGAAAAGCTGCGTGAGCTGAATATTCCGTACAAAATCAGCGGCGGCACCAGCTTCTTTGCGCATAATGAAATCCGCGACCTACTTTCCTACCTGCGCTTGATTAACAATCCCGAAGATGACGCGGCCTTCCTACGCGTCGTTAACGTACCCAAGCGCGAAATCGGCTCGACCACCGTCTCAAAGCTCGGCGAATACGCGGGCAAGCGCCAGCAGTGCCTGACCTACTGCGCAGGTGAAATGGCACTCGCACAAAGCCTCGGGCAAAAAGCCTACGCCAACCTGCAAATGTTCACCCAATGGCTGCACAACCTACGCCGCGAAGCTGAAAGCGCCCTGCCCAGTGAACTGCTTGAAACCATCATCCACGACACCGAATACAACGACCATCTGTTTGAACTACACAAACAACCGGCGAAAGTAGAAAAACGCGTCACCCGCGTCGGCCAGCTCAAAGCGTGGATCAAAAAGCTCGAAGAAGACGAACGCTACCAAACGCTGGACGGACTGATGCAGCACCTCACCCTGCTCGACATCCTTGACCGTCAAGATAGCGAGCAAAGCGCCGTACAGCTCATGACCTTGCACGCAGCCAAAGGTCTGGAGTTTCCACACGTCTATATTGCTGGCGTCGAAGAAGGACTCTTGCCCCACGCCAACAGCTGCGAAACGCCCGAAGGTATCGAAGAAGAACGACGCATCCTCTACGTCGGCATGACCCGCGCGAAATACCGCCTCGTCCTCTCTTATGCCAAAAAGCGCCGTAAAGGCGGTGAATTACAAGCCACCGAGCCAAGCCGCTTCCTCGATGAACTGCCCGTCGATGAAATTGCCTGGGAAGACGGTCGCACCCCGCTCGACCCCAAGCAAGAAGAGCAACAGCGCGACGACATGTTTGCAAGCATGCTCGCCATGCTACGCGGCGACTAACCTAGGCAAAATCATTCTTTCATCTGGTTTTCAAATGCTTGCAAGCGCTTCCGGATAGACACAAGCTCGACAATCGTGCTCCAGGAATGGACCAGGAACTGAAATGCACCTTCAACTCGACCGAATGCACGAACTACCTGTTGCATAAGCCCCAGCGTAATCGTGCCCGCGATTAAGGTCGGGCCCAGCGCAAGGTAAGGAAATAACACGCTGGCTTGGAGATAAGTCCACTTCACCAAATCAAAGTACAAATAATTTATGTATAAGCGAAAATAGTTCTTCTGAACCGCGTCATAAAGGTGACATAATGTCGGAAGCTGCGCTCTATCAGCAAAGTCTTCCCCATAAACCAATTCCTTACGATACGCCGCCTCAACTTTTTGGTTATTGAACTCCAGCCCGGGCAAGCGTATCCCTGCAATAGCCAATAACACCGTTCCCCCAGCCGCCGTAACCAATGCAATCCAAACCAAAGAATGTGGCACTTTAGGACAGCCCTTATTCCCCAATAGCCACACAGTAATACGCAGTTGAATGATCGGATTGCCAAGCAGTATTCGTTGCTTTTTTAGAGAGGTGTAGATTTGCAACGCACACGTCACACAATACCCCTTGAACCACATAATCACATCTGTTAATGTTTCCCTAGGTGGCATTAGCCGCCAATCGTTGCAGCCACACAGGCTGTATTCGCGATAAACAAGGAGTGAACCATGCAATATAATATAACTGGCAAGCATCTCGATATCACCCAGCCTATGCGTGATTATGTAGAGGAGAAGCTCAACCGCATCGAAGGTCATCACGATAAAATCACCAGCGCACAAATCACCCTCAAGACAGATAATCACCAAAAGATTGCCGAGGGTACTTTACACGTCACTTCAGGCAAAACCTTCCACGGCGATGCCGCACATGACGACATGTACGCAGCCATCGACTTACTTGCGGATAAGCTAGACAAGCAGGTTCGCCGCCACAAGCGAAAAATCACCGATCACCGCGAGTAATCAGAACTTGAACCATAAAAAAGCCGCTCAAACGAGCGGCTTTTTGCGTATATATACCAAATCTAGATCACGTGCATCACGGCACGCACAAACTCACGCATTCTACTCGTGCACTTTCTCCCCGGCGCTGATTCAATGCCTGAGCTGACATCTACCGCATACGGTCGGCATTGTTTTATAAGCTCACCAACGTTGTCGCTATGCAGACCACCAGCAATAATCAACGGGCGATCACTTTGCGGCAAGTTCGACCAATCGAAGGTTTTACCACTGCCGCCAGTCTTGCCGCCACCAAACGCATCAAGCAAAAATCCACTGGCATAGGGATATTGCGCCATATAGTGCTGCACCGCAGCCACATCGGCCATTTCATTCATCGGCACCGCTTTGGTAAAACGATAGCCAAACTGCGAGCAATAATCAGGTGATTCACCGCCGTGAAATTGCAGCTCATCGAGTGCAACTTGCGCACATATTTCGCGCACAAACGCCGCATCAGCATCGACAAACAGCCCAACCACACTGACGTAGGCAGGTACAGCTCGGGCAATCTCTGCGGCTTGAGCAATCTCAACTGCGCGCTTGGACGGCGCGTAAAACACCAGCCCAAGCGCATCTGCTCCAGCATTCACCGCAGCTAGCGCATCAGCCACACTGGTGATGCCACACATTTTGATTCTGGTACGCATGATTAAAAACGATAGCTCAGCGTTAGCGCACCAAAAATCTGCGTATGCGCCAAAGGTGATTTAAATTCTTTGCTACGCCAGTTGGCACTGTAGCTGGCGCGCCAATTTTTATAGCTGTATGCCAGACCAAAAGCCAAGTCGTGGACGAAATAATTTTTATCAACGCTGTGGCTGTCTGTAAAGGTATTGCCATCAAGGAAAATATTGCGCGCCATCAAGCGCGTATCCCATCCTGCGTAAACCATCCAGCCGTGATTGCTATCGCTATTTTCAAAGAAGCCACTGCCGGGAATGGCTGGGCGTACGCGCACTGGCTGAGATTGCCAGCGTGAGGCGGTCGGAGTCAGATCGATGGTCGCACCAACGTTAGCGTAAGTATAAATATTGCCGACCGTCACACCGACATGCGGCGCAATACGGGAAAATAAGCGGTTATCCCACTCAGCTGTCACATACTCCGGCCAAACGCGCTCCCACGAAAGAATCACACCCGGCTCATCTTTTAACTGGTGTTCCCAACCTTGCGGAATTGGGCTACCTTTCAGCTTGTGAAAACCGGTCTGGATTTCCTCACCTTGTGCACCTGGGCCTACCCATCCCAACGTCAGCTCAACGTTATCCATATGGCGGTCCGTCACCGTTGAAACGCCAGCCGAACCATAGGCAAATGCAGCATACGGACGATCACGCGGATCAAATTCTGTTCTCGTGATGTCGCTTGGGGAATAGAGATTATGACCAAAGGAGAAATACGAACTGGTGGTTTTATTGGTCTCAAATGCAGGTACTAGCCTGTCAATCCAGTCAACGTAAAATGGCTGATCCGCGCCAACGTTAAAGTAGGTAAAACGCAGACCATTAGTGTACTCGCGATCCACTCCACTGCCGAAAAAATCATTCTCGACGTTGATGGTCAGAAAGCGATCATTACTGGCAAGAATATGTGGCGGTATTTCTTCCTTAAGCGGTTTATCGCTAACCTCAATATCAAGTTTGTTCAGCGCAGGGACGACTAACGCACCATCTTTCTGCTTGACTGATAGAGCATCGTCGCCATCTGCCACAGCAGCAGCGGACATTAATAACAAACCCACAGCGATATATTTCATATATTTCTCCAAATACCGTTCATCACACCAACCTCACCTTTATCATCAATATCTGAAAAAGCCACATGACTTATATCTAAATAATAAAAATAAAACAATGTATTATTTCATCTATCCTATCTATTTTTCTCACAACAGCGGGCTAACCAAGCGCACACAACGCTCAACAAAGTGCTGTACCACATGCCGTTCTTGCCAAGAAGATAAATTAACCGGTTCACTCGCGGCAAGATAAGACTGCTGCAAGCGCCCAATGTTTGCGACTGTTTCACGATCATAGACCGCCAGCGATAGCTCCATGTTTAAGTAAAAGCTGCGCATATCCATGTTCATCGTGCCAAACAGTGCGTATTGGTCATCGATCAGCACCGTCTTGGTATGCAGCAAGCCATCGTTAAACATTGCCAGCGTTACCCCAGCATCAAGCAGCGGCTTGTAATACGTCTTAGAGGCTTGGCGCACTAGCCATGAATCTACTTTCCGCGGCATAATCAAGGTGACGTCAACCCCACGCCAAGCCGCGTGCTCAATTGCTGAGAGCAGTGGTTCGTCAGGCACGAAATAAGGTGTCGTGATCACGACACTGCGCTGCGCATTATAAAGTGCCCCCATTAAGGTATCGTACATGACCGAAGTTTCGCGATCCGGCGCAGATGGAATAACTTGCAATGCCGCATTGCCTGCGCATTCGGGTAAATACAGCTCATTTAATGATGCGTAGCCGCGCAGGCGCGCAAGTGTTGCCTGCAAATTATCGTCATTTTCAACAGCCCAATCACCATAAAACACACCGGATAATTCATAGACAACCGGCCCGCGGCAGCGCACCATCGCATCGCGCCACTCACCAACGCCTGCATCGTGCTTGAAATAAGCCGGGTCAACCAAATTAAAACTACCGGTATAGGCAACGTCGTAATCAACCACCAACAGCTTGCGATGATTGCGCAGATCACTGCGCACAAACAAAGTTTTAAACAAGCCGACCGGCAAAGAGCGCGTCACCAACACACCGGCCTCACGTAGCTTACCCGGCCAAGCACTACGGAAAAAAGCCTTACTACCCACATCGTCGGCAAGTAATTGACAATTAACCCCACGCCGAGCCGCAGCCATCAATGCCTCAAGCAGCTCATCAACCATGCCATGTGCATCGATGATATAAAACATAAGCAAGCACGAATGCTTGGCTGCTTTAATATCAATGATCATATTTTCCACGATCACACCCGCATCGCTATAAAGCACGCATTGATTGCATTCACTGATCGAAAACCGCCCTTTGCGCTCTGCAAGCTGGCTGAGCAAAGTAAAGCGTTTGCTGATGTCCGTCTGTGCTTGTGAGTAATCAGCGGGCACAAAATGATGTTGAAAATCATCATAGAATGCTTCCACTTCTGCGGTACGCCGCGCACGGCGATTACCGAGGCGTGGCTCGCCAATCAGCAAATAGAGCACCGTTCCCGCCAAAGGCAGAGCAAACAGCATTACCAGCCAGCCCAAAGCCGCACTCGCTGCGCGTGGTGAATAAATGACGCGTAAAGCAATCACCAGATTCAGCGCAAAATGCAGTATGACCAACAATTCGGTAACGGTTAATCCGGCAAACATAGATAGAGACAACGCAAAACGGCACAGTATAATTGCACACTGTAAAGAAAACGAGTTAAACAATCGTTTTACATATAAAAAACCACCGTTGGGAAATCAGATATGCGCATTGTCAGTTACAACATCCAAGCCACAATCAACGCATCGAGCTACTTTTCGTACAGTTACCAGTGGCCGCGCCAGTTCCTGCCCTCGCGCGGCAAAGATGCCACCCGTGAACGCATCGCTCTTTTTCTCAAGCAATTCGACGTCGCCTGCTTGCAGGAGATTGACCTCGGTGGCCTGCGCAATGGCTTTAAAAGCCACGTCGATCAGTTTTCCGAACTGACCGGCTTTAAACACTATTGCGCACAAACCAACCGCAAGCTCGGCAAGCTGTCTTTGCACGGCAATATGATCTTGAGCAAACAACCACTCAATCTCGTTTTGGACAGCCCTCTGCCCGGCAAAATCAGCGGCCGCGGCGTGCTTGCTGCTGAAATTGATGGCATCGTCATTGCCAATGTGCACCTCAGCCTCGGTATTGAAGACCAGCTCAAGCAGCTCGAATTTATTGACAACCAGCTCAAGGATCACCCCAATATCGTCCTCTGCGGCGACTTCAACACCACGCCACTCGGCAAGCCTCTACAAGCATTAAAAGAGATGGGCTGGCACTGGTGCCGTGAAGATACACCAACCTTCCCAAGCTGGAAGCCGCAAAAAAACCTCGACCATATTCTGATTAAAGGCAACATCAGCGCCAAAGCTGAAGTCAGTGATTTTGATCAGTCAGACCATTTACCGGTCATAGCAGACGTCCAAACCCAGCAATAATTGGTTACAATGCCTGTGCACGGTTTAAAAGCCGGCATAACATTTGTAACTAACCCTGAGTCATCAAGCGGAATACGCCATGAAAACCCAACACATCAGTACTACTCCTTTCACTGACCAACGCCCTGGCACGTCCGGCCTACGCAAGCCGGTGCAGCATTTTCGCCAGCCCAATTACAGCGAAAATTTCTTGCAAGCCGTATTCGATACCCTAGGGATTCATGGCAAAACTATCGTCATTGGCGGTGACGGACGATTTTTTAACAGCACAGTCATCAAAGCAGCAATTCGCATGGCTGTTGCCCAAGGCGCGCACAAGCTGATCGTCGCACAAAATGGGCTACTATCGACACCTGCCGCCTCACACCTGATTCGCACGCATCAAGCAGACTACGGCATCATCCTTTCAGCCAGCCATAACCCCGGTGGTGAAGACGGCGATTTTGGCATCAAGGTCAACCTGCAAAGCGGCGAACCAGCACCGGAATCCATCACTGAAGCCATTTACCAAACTGCTTGTAAAACTACTGGCTATACGATTTGCGACAGTGAGATCGCAGATATTGCCGATTGCGGACAATACACCCTTGGCATGACTGAAGTATCCATTGTCAGCTCAACCGATGACTACCTCAAGCTGATGCAACAATGCTTCGATTTT carries:
- the raiA gene encoding ribosome-associated translation inhibitor RaiA, whose amino-acid sequence is MQYNITGKHLDITQPMRDYVEEKLNRIEGHHDKITSAQITLKTDNHQKIAEGTLHVTSGKTFHGDAAHDDMYAAIDLLADKLDKQVRRHKRKITDHRE
- a CDS encoding NADP(H)-dependent aldo-keto reductase; its protein translation is MEFRQLGQTDVQVSKICLGTMTWGEQNSEAEAHAQLDYALEHGVNFIDTAEMYPVPPSKETYTRTEQYIGSWLGKRGKRDDIVLASKIAGPGRSNNGTDYIRGGSTFTREHILAACDASLERLQTDYLDLYQLHWPERDTNFFGRLGLSEVNDHAEAVAFEETLSALKELVDAGKVRHIGLSNETPWGVMQCLRLAEQQGMPRVVSVQNPYNLLNRSYEVGLAEMSIREQVGLLAYSPLAFGVLSGKYRHGAKPEGARLTLFERFQRYSSAQAKEAVERYAKIADDAGISLTHLALAYVNSRQFLTSNIIGATSIEQLVENIASAEVTLSDDTIAAIDAVHAEISNPCP
- a CDS encoding phosphoribosylanthranilate isomerase — its product is MRTRIKMCGITSVADALAAVNAGADALGLVFYAPSKRAVEIAQAAEIARAVPAYVSVVGLFVDADAAFVREICAQVALDELQFHGGESPDYCSQFGYRFTKAVPMNEMADVAAVQHYMAQYPYASGFLLDAFGGGKTGGSGKTFDWSNLPQSDRPLIIAGGLHSDNVGELIKQCRPYAVDVSSGIESAPGRKCTSRMREFVRAVMHVI
- a CDS encoding alpha/beta hydrolase encodes the protein MKPIRIDLAHMVVRGVAWGADADHAQRTIVCLHGWLDNAMSFAPLAPLLADEQTRLISLDLAGHGHSDHRPLGSGYHFSDYLRDVYLALAQFGIERFDFVCHSMGAAIATLYAGSFPEQVNSLVAIECYGVPYVSDDHPLPERFAERLPKLDVMRSRSETVYPDIRPLIRARRQAGEMLPESAEILLRRNLEETPDGFRFISDRRLTVAQPVLLSEAQLTTFLERISAPVLVIEAEEGLLPKWDFMPGRYECTADIRVERLAGGHHVHMDDAETVAAVIKDFWQH
- a CDS encoding ATP-binding cassette domain-containing protein, giving the protein MSTIQQASARILAGEGSAADLDFMADKWTWEADIAALLAEGGLAADILTRDMASLSGGEQTRVKLLALKRQGCGFLILDEPSNH
- a CDS encoding lipid A deacylase LpxR family protein, which gives rise to MKYIAVGLLLMSAAAVADGDDALSVKQKDGALVVPALNKLDIEVSDKPLKEEIPPHILASNDRFLTINVENDFFGSGVDREYTNGLRFTYFNVGADQPFYVDWIDRLVPAFETNKTTSSYFSFGHNLYSPSDITRTEFDPRDRPYAAFAYGSAGVSTVTDRHMDNVELTLGWVGPGAQGEEIQTGFHKLKGSPIPQGWEHQLKDEPGVILSWERVWPEYVTAEWDNRLFSRIAPHVGVTVGNIYTYANVGATIDLTPTASRWQSQPVRVRPAIPGSGFFENSDSNHGWMVYAGWDTRLMARNIFLDGNTFTDSHSVDKNYFVHDLAFGLAYSYKNWRASYSANWRSKEFKSPLAHTQIFGALTLSYRF
- a CDS encoding ATP-binding cassette domain-containing protein, whose protein sequence is MLTGCKIYAQAGSHNANLIEARQLGVQFPGESTPLFSGIDMFLTAGVQALIGRNGAGKSCLAAVLAGQLAPSIGKV
- a CDS encoding UvrD-helicase domain-containing protein, whose translation is MHQLNPQQREAVAYLGGPQLVIAGAGSGKTGVITQKIAYLVNEAGYQPRNIYAVTFTNKAAREMKERAGKLLGKNGRGLRISTFHRLGLDMLQREFAAVGLRKGFSIFDARDTGSVIKDIAKTEDDADVRNLQGIISNYKNAHITPADAARLATNDQLILAAHVYQHYSERLRAYNAVDFDDLLLLPLTILNQSPDIRAKWQGYVRYMLVDEYQDTNTCQYALLRLLTGAGAAFTAVGDDDQSIYAWRGAQPQNIAQLHDDYPNLKTVKLEQNYRCDQKILSAANALIANNPHIVEKRLWSTIDTGDKVRVISASNEEAEAEQIVHDLYSAQVRHNAKPEDFAILYRSNFQARILEEKLRELNIPYKISGGTSFFAHNEIRDLLSYLRLINNPEDDAAFLRVVNVPKREIGSTTVSKLGEYAGKRQQCLTYCAGEMALAQSLGQKAYANLQMFTQWLHNLRREAESALPSELLETIIHDTEYNDHLFELHKQPAKVEKRVTRVGQLKAWIKKLEEDERYQTLDGLMQHLTLLDILDRQDSEQSAVQLMTLHAAKGLEFPHVYIAGVEEGLLPHANSCETPEGIEEERRILYVGMTRAKYRLVLSYAKKRRKGGELQATEPSRFLDELPVDEIAWEDGRTPLDPKQEEQQRDDMFASMLAMLRGD
- a CDS encoding ATP-binding cassette domain-containing protein; translation: MGHFSGGALLVTHDRVLLERVAPLAIVTAEPEAANNPLLQLAALELPFGSVKRLSLTLNKGERLAVVGDNGCGKSTLLRVMTGQMAAKSGDVSVTPSHRLMNQHFSFLDQQQSALENFRRLAAGWTDDAYRTRLAQLRLRGDAAVKPLHYLSGGEQLKVALACLFCGPTAPALLLLDEPDNHLDIESKELLQQALHDYKGVLVVVSHDRHFIDAIGGVDYLSLS
- the cls gene encoding cardiolipin synthase, encoding MFAGLTVTELLVILHFALNLVIALRVIYSPRAASAALGWLVMLFALPLAGTVLYLLIGEPRLGNRRARRTAEVEAFYDDFQHHFVPADYSQAQTDISKRFTLLSQLAERKGRFSISECNQCVLYSDAGVIVENMIIDIKAAKHSCLLMFYIIDAHGMVDELLEALMAAARRGVNCQLLADDVGSKAFFRSAWPGKLREAGVLVTRSLPVGLFKTLFVRSDLRNHRKLLVVDYDVAYTGSFNLVDPAYFKHDAGVGEWRDAMVRCRGPVVYELSGVFYGDWAVENDDNLQATLARLRGYASLNELYLPECAGNAALQVIPSAPDRETSVMYDTLMGALYNAQRSVVITTPYFVPDEPLLSAIEHAAWRGVDVTLIMPRKVDSWLVRQASKTYYKPLLDAGVTLAMFNDGLLHTKTVLIDDQYALFGTMNMDMRSFYLNMELSLAVYDRETVANIGRLQQSYLAASEPVNLSSWQERHVVQHFVERCVRLVSPLL
- a CDS encoding endonuclease/exonuclease/phosphatase family protein — protein: MRIVSYNIQATINASSYFSYSYQWPRQFLPSRGKDATRERIALFLKQFDVACLQEIDLGGLRNGFKSHVDQFSELTGFKHYCAQTNRKLGKLSLHGNMILSKQPLNLVLDSPLPGKISGRGVLAAEIDGIVIANVHLSLGIEDQLKQLEFIDNQLKDHPNIVLCGDFNTTPLGKPLQALKEMGWHWCREDTPTFPSWKPQKNLDHILIKGNISAKAEVSDFDQSDHLPVIADVQTQQ